Below is a window of Syngnathus acus chromosome 8, fSynAcu1.2, whole genome shotgun sequence DNA.
CAAGGTTTTCTCATGTTAGTTCCGCGCCAtcctcttgtttttgttggattGTGCCCAAGAAGTCTTTTGCATTGGTGGGAACATTGcagcataaaaaaacatgtgtaTAAAATCCACTCTTGTTTTTCATTGTCATTGTAGGCACAAGCGCAATGTTGGGTGTCCTGGTCAGCCTGTCTTTTGTTCACCTGGTGACACAGGCGGCCCCTCCCAACGCTAGCCCCGTTACTTGCAAGCGCTGCTGCGATGACCTACAATCGGCAGCGGACGGCACCGCCACGCCCGCGTCAGGAGCGTACGGCCGGCTACCCGAGGTCCGAACCTACATCAACATGACCATCCTAAAAGGTGGTACAACCGTCCGTCCTCGCTTTACCCTTTAGGTCCAAACAATGATTCGAATTGACATCTCTGTGTAGTGGAATATAAgtttcaaatttaaatatgaatttcaaattgaagcctaaaatgtgtttgcgtgatagtgtcaaataaaacacattgtaCTCACCAGAGACGTTTAAGGATGAActccatcctgttttgcaagcaGTGCTGATCTGCTCACAGTTAGCTatgataaaaacataaaaatggtTAGAAATCAATTCATATAGTTTTATACATGTTGTACATGCAGATTGCAGTAAAAGTTCTTaagtcctctcggctcatcagTACAGCACTAATATTAGGTACTAAATGTGCCATTGAGTATTGCTACATTGTCTGTCTACAcgtgttgctgcaccatttgtgttcagtCAGGTACTTTAAAGGTTTCCATGTCCTTCAGGGGACAAAGGAGACCGTGGAGAAAGAGGGACACCAGGTAAAATTGGACACGAAGGACCTCCAGGATCCATGGGGCCCATGGGCCCGGAAGGATCCAAGGGCCAGGCCGGTCTCCCCGGACACCCCTGTAAAGTGGACTACGCTGCTTTTTCCGTCGGCCGTCGCAAGTCCCTCCACAGCCTGGAAGCCTACCAGCCGCTGATATTTGACACGGTTTTCGTCAACCTCGACAACCACTTCAACATGTTCAGCGGCAAATTCGTCTGCCATACGGCCGGCATCTACTTCTTCAACGTCAACATTCACACGTGGAACTTCAAGGAGACCTACCTGCACATAATGCGCAATGAAGCCGAGCAGGCCATCGTGTACGCCCAGCCCAGTGACCGCTCCATCATGCAGAGCCAGAGCCTGATGCTGGACCTGGGCCTCAACGACGAGGTGTGGATCCGTCTGTATAAGCGGGAAAGGGAGAATGCCATTTACAGCGATGATGTCGATATTTATATCACTTTCAATGGATACCTCATCAAAGCAAGCTcagagtaataataataataaaatgtcaagttattctttttttatttagataaaATGACATCTTCAAACAACATTGTATgcagaaaagaagaaataataaatgctTTTTAACTTAACACTGTGCTCTGACCTGGCAATTTGTGGCACCGGGTTCATGTAGTTAGCCACTAcaaccactagagggcagtgaCGTCAAAATAATTCTACGTTTGAAAGCAGGGCCAACTATGCATGTCATGCAAATCCAGAGATGGCATGGAGATTACTCTCTGATGGAATCCTTCACTCGGTTCTTTCCTTTTCTATTCACCTGAAGAACTGAAGGCACCATTTCAGTTAGAAAACTAACAGTTGTCGCTTTGATTGGATTAGGATGAGGGCAGTGAATGAAAGACATCTCGTGAAGAATTGACAAGCTACAGTCCTACcttatgttgtttttcttcttttcaataAATTTGGGATAACCAGACACTGCACTGTAAAAGACAAGAAAACTGATACATCCCATCCAAATAGATTACACTGTATAAAAAATAGGGCATGTGCGAGACTCAGAAGATAAATTGGAATCGTCTGTTTCTAACAAAATACACACTGCATAAAGTGAACTGGTTGCACATGATCCATTTTGGGGGCGCATACAGAATGGTCATACAAGGCTCAAGACAAGACTCAGATCTCAGAAACGTTCCGCTGACCCATATTGATCGGGGGTGACAAAAAGACAAGACCTAGAATATCAAACAGACGTGTGGAATCGCACAGCTGCAACTGCATGCTGTTCAAAGTAAAAATTCCATcaataaaaaatctttttttcctttttttgttcttgtgtAAACTTTTGCAAAGGCACTATCTTGTATCTTATTCATATCACCGGGTATGATTCATGCACAAGCCTTTGTAATCACAAGCTCGGAAATGTTGCAACCGTTTGCAGCCTCCAGGGTTGACAACACCAACgcacgacaaaaaaaaaattccctttGGAAATTACATCCAGGTTTTTACCTGTCCCTGCATCCAGTTACAGTTGAAGGAATGTTAAAAATTCCCTCTTAAGACTCAAAAACAAGCCCAGACAAATCCTACTCGCCGGAACTGTTGCATTTTTGGACATGATGCTACAATGCCGTTTACATCATGCTTTAAACCAggccaaaacaaagcaagctaTTAAACGGCGGAAATGATTACATCACATCAGTTAGGTCACCAAGCTGAAGGCTACAGTGGATAGCCGTAGGACAATTGTCCTACTCAGCTCAACAAGACCACGTATATATACCATtcatgcttaaaaaaaaaaaagaattgcaaGAAACCATTGCACAATATAAAATCAATAGGTTTTAGACTATCACTGTAGCGCagcagcatttttaaaaaaaaatcattggccAACTGGCAGCCGGCTGCTACAAAACCTGCATGGGGAAGTCACATGGTAGCTAGGTAACTGAGCGGCCAATCAAAGGTGACATCAGAACCGGGAGTGTCAAACACTCGCCGTGGGAGCTTGCAGGACGTGCCAAAAGACAGACATCTTCTGCGTCTCCAATAGCCTCACACTCCTTCGAGTGCTTTGCGCGATTGGAAAGTCTTCATTGGACGGACATTTGCTTCAGTACGGCGCTATGATCagagtcaaattaaaaaagatgtttttgtttgttaaagtCCCTGTAAAGTGAATTTGTGCACAGACAGAACTATTtagcacaaaaacatttcacatttcattttacagggactttagaaaaaataaacagtcacTCATTGAGGATGGGGTCGGGTCGGTTATAACCAAAAAGCCTGAAGTCGGGTTCATAGAGCTTGTAAAGCTCCCTCCGCACCTCTAGGGGCACCATGCCGAACCAATCCGATTCCGAGTCACTGGCTGTCACATTTCTGTGTGAGGTAGGAAATTCCACCACGTTGTCCACACGCAGCAGACGTAACAAATGCTCGGCGTCTTCCTCGGCCGTCTCCAAGTGACCCACAAAGTCGTACTGGATCTGGCACGGGTGGCAAAGGCGGTACACCTGCTGCCAGTGCTC
It encodes the following:
- the c1qtnf6a gene encoding complement C1q tumor necrosis factor-related protein 6, with the protein product MLGVLVSLSFVHLVTQAAPPNASPVTCKRCCDDLQSAADGTATPASGAYGRLPEVRTYINMTILKGDKGDRGERGTPGKIGHEGPPGSMGPMGPEGSKGQAGLPGHPCKVDYAAFSVGRRKSLHSLEAYQPLIFDTVFVNLDNHFNMFSGKFVCHTAGIYFFNVNIHTWNFKETYLHIMRNEAEQAIVYAQPSDRSIMQSQSLMLDLGLNDEVWIRLYKRERENAIYSDDVDIYITFNGYLIKASSE